A DNA window from Paenibacillus sp. HWE-109 contains the following coding sequences:
- a CDS encoding S-layer homology domain-containing protein, producing the protein MGLRKWGTRCLALLILLTMNLPFASAATEVDKQPVYTLSVSNDTPSKGDTVEVLIKGSHLKDLYAFEINLDVDATKLKLIEAKTEVAGFSVGPIQKENHIQLAHTRVGQVKGIDGDQILYKVKFEAVRYGQVELRISKVKTVDSALASATLQIDAKHNFTIKSPYLFDDLDDFEWAIKAIEALAKAGIVTGTSDRMFSPDASITRADFVVLLMRTLKLKGEAGQSFDDVQDGLYYTTALAQARGLDIVQGDESNNFRPQASITREDMMVLTDRALHAAQLSLATSESVLSEFNDVSIISDYAIGSVAILVKLGLIQGYDQGIHPKETSNRAQAAMLIQNLLAYVEQQR; encoded by the coding sequence ATGGGCTTGCGGAAATGGGGTACCCGTTGTTTGGCGTTACTGATTCTACTTACGATGAATCTTCCATTCGCATCTGCGGCAACGGAAGTAGATAAGCAACCTGTTTATACGTTATCCGTCTCGAATGATACGCCTTCCAAAGGCGATACGGTGGAAGTTCTGATCAAAGGAAGCCATCTCAAAGATCTCTATGCTTTTGAAATTAATCTGGATGTGGATGCCACAAAATTGAAACTGATAGAAGCTAAGACAGAGGTAGCGGGATTTTCGGTTGGACCTATTCAAAAGGAGAATCACATTCAACTTGCGCATACACGTGTTGGTCAAGTCAAGGGAATCGACGGTGATCAAATCTTATATAAAGTGAAGTTCGAAGCCGTTCGCTATGGACAAGTTGAGCTGCGCATCAGCAAGGTGAAGACTGTCGATTCGGCACTTGCAAGTGCGACACTTCAGATAGATGCTAAGCATAATTTTACGATAAAAAGTCCTTATCTATTCGATGATCTAGATGATTTCGAATGGGCCATTAAAGCCATTGAAGCACTGGCCAAAGCCGGCATCGTTACTGGCACCTCGGATCGTATGTTCAGTCCGGATGCTTCGATAACGCGCGCAGATTTTGTTGTTCTGCTTATGCGGACACTGAAGCTCAAGGGCGAGGCAGGTCAGAGCTTCGATGATGTGCAGGACGGCCTGTACTATACAACAGCATTGGCGCAGGCTAGAGGTTTGGATATTGTACAAGGGGACGAAAGTAACAATTTCCGGCCCCAAGCCTCAATTACAAGAGAGGATATGATGGTGCTTACGGATCGGGCACTGCACGCGGCGCAATTAAGCCTAGCAACCAGTGAATCCGTTCTAAGTGAGTTCAATGACGTGTCCATTATTTCCGATTATGCCATCGGCAGTGTTGCGATACTCGTGAAACTTGGACTGATTCAAGGATATGATCAGGGCATCCATCCGAAAGAAACATCCAATCGGGCGCAGGCTGCGATGCTGATCCAAAATCTGCTTGCGTACGTGGAGCAGCAACGTTAG
- a CDS encoding discoidin domain-containing protein, with translation MRKISKIVSSISVMAVALSLLIPGVSKAATPITEANSSIFGPNVYVFDPSMSASDIQGITNSVFSRQESNEFGNERDAFLFKPGSYNVNFNVGFNTQVVGLGRNPGDVTINGGLNVNADWDNGNATRNFWRSIENLTIAPSSGKTQIAVSQAAPLRRLHIKGELQLFDFDANWNAGWASGGFLADSIVDNAIVPASQQQWLTRNSQYASWSNGVWNMVFVGDAKPPAGQFPDPPYTVVEKTPIIREKPYVYINDAGQYQVFVPSLQTNTQGVSWANGSTPGQSIGIDQFYIARPDTSNAASINEALGQGKNLLFTPGIYHLNDTIRINNANTVVLGLGLPTLIPDTGKAIMTVADVDGVKIAGLVYEAGPITSATLLEVGPTGSAADHSANPTSLHDIFFRTGGATAGSNDVALKINSNQVIGDHFWLWRADHGAGAAWTNNVSKNGLVVNGNNVTLYGLFNEHHNEYQTLWNGNGGRVYFYQSEIPYDVPNQAAWMSQNGTVKGYASYKVADSVTSHEAWGLGVYAYFKDAAVKLESAIEVPKVDGVKIHHATTIWLNGTPGSEITHIINSTGGSVYANSPGNAMRQTVTEFIGSDAGDTTAPTVPANLTATVNSSSQINLSWTASTDNVGVAGYEVYRNGLLIATPASNSYNDTGLAEATAYTYTVKAKDAAGNVSAASNTASGTTPAKPLDRTGWTATSSPTSGDGAANLIDGSMNTRWSTGTVMVLGQSFTLDMKAVKSIYKIVMDSTGSSQDYARGYEVYVSTDGTNWGSPIASGTGTGPVVTANFSAQNARYIKVVQTGTSSSWWSVREVNVFGSTTAGTSLTGPSTVAGGQSFDTTLVVNGVATSVYAQDISIGFDGNLLEFVSADAVKEGLILVDKKLESNKIRLITANVSGTSTNGELIKLHWKAKSPEDLANTVITLTQLTLADGQGIEVQMDGATHPLAIKASVDLTALNTRIADAQAAYDAAVEGTQAGQYPAGAKAALQAAINQAKAVAANPDATRQQVAQAVTTLNAALQTFTQSVNTRTPGDTNGDGKFSIGDLAIVAAAYGKTSADPDWEQYKKADYNNDNQVDIQDLAAVAQKILQ, from the coding sequence ATGCGAAAGATAAGTAAAATTGTTTCATCAATTTCTGTGATGGCTGTTGCTCTTAGTTTATTGATTCCTGGCGTTTCCAAGGCGGCTACGCCAATTACGGAGGCCAACTCATCGATTTTTGGCCCCAATGTATATGTGTTTGATCCTTCGATGTCGGCCTCTGACATTCAAGGCATTACGAATTCGGTGTTCAGCCGACAAGAGTCCAACGAGTTTGGAAACGAAAGAGATGCCTTCCTGTTCAAGCCAGGCAGCTATAATGTTAACTTCAATGTTGGTTTTAACACGCAAGTGGTGGGGCTCGGTCGGAATCCAGGGGATGTGACGATCAACGGCGGTTTGAATGTGAATGCGGACTGGGATAACGGCAATGCGACCCGCAATTTCTGGCGGTCGATCGAGAACCTGACGATTGCGCCATCAAGCGGCAAAACGCAAATTGCGGTTTCACAGGCTGCGCCTCTTCGTAGGCTTCATATCAAGGGCGAGCTGCAATTGTTTGATTTTGATGCGAATTGGAATGCTGGATGGGCAAGCGGAGGATTTCTCGCAGATTCGATTGTAGACAACGCGATCGTGCCAGCTTCACAGCAGCAATGGTTAACGCGAAACAGCCAATATGCCAGTTGGTCCAACGGGGTTTGGAACATGGTATTCGTTGGTGATGCCAAACCGCCTGCTGGTCAATTCCCGGATCCACCTTACACGGTAGTGGAAAAAACGCCAATTATTCGTGAGAAACCTTATGTGTATATCAATGATGCTGGGCAGTACCAGGTGTTCGTACCCTCGCTTCAAACGAATACGCAGGGAGTTAGCTGGGCGAATGGCTCGACGCCAGGCCAATCGATTGGAATCGATCAGTTCTACATAGCGCGTCCGGATACTTCCAATGCGGCCAGTATTAATGAAGCGCTAGGGCAGGGCAAGAATCTTTTATTTACGCCGGGAATCTATCACTTGAATGATACGATTCGTATCAATAATGCCAATACAGTCGTACTCGGTCTAGGGCTTCCTACGTTAATACCGGATACTGGCAAAGCGATAATGACAGTTGCTGACGTCGATGGCGTGAAGATTGCAGGTCTTGTTTATGAAGCAGGGCCCATCACATCGGCTACTCTTCTCGAAGTTGGTCCTACCGGCAGCGCAGCGGATCATTCGGCTAATCCCACTTCGCTGCATGATATTTTCTTCCGAACAGGCGGTGCTACGGCGGGGTCCAATGATGTGGCGCTCAAGATTAACAGCAATCAGGTGATCGGTGATCATTTCTGGTTGTGGCGCGCAGACCATGGCGCTGGGGCTGCATGGACGAACAACGTTTCGAAGAACGGTCTCGTCGTGAATGGCAACAATGTCACTCTGTATGGCCTGTTTAATGAACACCATAATGAGTATCAAACGTTGTGGAATGGCAATGGCGGGCGGGTCTACTTTTATCAATCAGAAATTCCTTATGATGTTCCCAATCAAGCAGCTTGGATGAGTCAAAACGGAACCGTCAAGGGGTATGCTTCTTATAAGGTTGCTGATTCTGTAACCAGTCATGAAGCTTGGGGCCTTGGTGTGTACGCATACTTCAAAGATGCGGCTGTTAAGCTCGAGAGCGCAATTGAAGTACCAAAAGTGGATGGTGTAAAAATTCACCATGCGACAACGATTTGGTTGAACGGAACGCCTGGCAGCGAAATCACGCATATTATCAACTCAACCGGAGGCAGCGTTTATGCCAATTCACCGGGTAATGCGATGCGGCAAACGGTAACGGAATTCATTGGCTCGGACGCTGGAGATACGACTGCGCCAACAGTGCCGGCGAATTTGACGGCTACGGTGAATTCGAGCAGCCAAATCAATTTGAGCTGGACTGCTTCCACTGACAACGTGGGCGTAGCTGGCTATGAAGTGTATCGAAATGGATTGCTTATCGCAACACCAGCTTCGAACTCGTATAATGACACAGGGTTAGCTGAAGCAACAGCCTACACGTATACGGTTAAGGCAAAAGATGCGGCAGGCAACGTATCCGCAGCCAGCAATACGGCGAGCGGAACAACACCGGCCAAACCGTTGGACCGCACGGGCTGGACAGCGACTTCATCCCCGACAAGCGGAGATGGTGCGGCGAATCTGATCGATGGCTCCATGAATACGCGTTGGAGCACAGGAACGGTGATGGTTCTAGGGCAATCTTTTACACTGGATATGAAAGCGGTCAAAAGCATTTATAAGATTGTGATGGACTCAACTGGAAGCAGTCAAGATTATGCGCGTGGCTATGAGGTGTATGTTTCTACAGATGGCACGAACTGGGGCAGTCCAATTGCCAGCGGAACAGGCACTGGACCCGTCGTTACAGCCAATTTCTCAGCGCAAAATGCTCGTTATATCAAGGTTGTACAAACGGGAACATCGTCAAGTTGGTGGTCTGTCAGGGAAGTCAATGTATTTGGCAGTACGACTGCTGGCACATCATTGACGGGACCGTCTACGGTTGCTGGCGGGCAATCTTTTGATACAACATTAGTCGTTAATGGAGTTGCGACAAGTGTCTACGCACAAGATATCAGCATAGGATTCGATGGAAATCTGCTGGAATTCGTTTCTGCGGATGCAGTGAAGGAGGGTTTAATCCTCGTAGATAAGAAGCTGGAATCCAATAAAATTCGCTTGATCACAGCCAATGTAAGCGGCACAAGCACCAATGGCGAATTGATTAAGCTTCATTGGAAAGCGAAGTCGCCAGAGGATCTTGCGAATACAGTCATTACGCTAACGCAATTGACGCTGGCGGATGGGCAAGGGATTGAAGTGCAAATGGATGGTGCTACTCATCCGTTAGCGATTAAAGCAAGTGTTGATCTTACGGCGCTTAATACGCGAATTGCAGATGCGCAAGCTGCGTATGATGCGGCAGTTGAAGGCACACAAGCTGGTCAATATCCAGCCGGAGCGAAAGCTGCGCTGCAAGCGGCAATTAATCAAGCGAAAGCAGTCGCTGCGAACCCTGATGCGACGCGTCAACAAGTGGCGCAAGCCGTAACAACACTGAATGCAGCGTTGCAAACATTTACGCAATCCGTTAATACCAGAACACCTGGGGACACGAACGGAGATGGCAAATTCTCCATTGGCGATTTGGCCATTGTTGCAGCTGCTTATGGGAAAACTTCTGCTGATCCAGATTGGGAACAATACAAGAAGGCAGATTATAACAATGATAATCAAGTGGATATCCAAGATTTGGCTGCGGTTGCACAAAAAATATTGCAATAG
- a CDS encoding AraC family transcriptional regulator, translated as MEESDSKIIAIAAGFTHYSKPYNYPRTLLDTFIIRLQLDGDCSALIDDKLVPLAPGDLLMCQPGQLYQLVLKKGSKDYYLICQGSWVEQWWAKHQFATRMTLPMDDDLIYLWEHLAKEINHNSEPMQDLIENLIRVFCFHLQRLMSKSVQKDKPYRMKRYIELHAMEEITLEDVAKHIGVGVSWAVHLFKHAFGQSIMDYAIEVRLETAKQKIRSSAMSLEQIAEICGFNSYSYFHRQFRKRYGISPRHYRDEQWHRPSPASNTQNATK; from the coding sequence ATGGAAGAGTCTGATTCCAAGATTATTGCCATTGCCGCCGGGTTTACCCATTATTCCAAACCTTACAATTACCCTCGCACTTTACTCGATACGTTTATTATTCGGCTTCAACTGGACGGGGACTGCAGCGCCCTTATTGATGACAAATTAGTTCCACTCGCTCCAGGCGATCTGCTTATGTGTCAACCCGGACAGCTGTATCAGCTCGTTTTGAAAAAAGGCAGCAAAGATTATTATCTCATTTGCCAAGGTTCCTGGGTGGAGCAATGGTGGGCTAAGCATCAGTTTGCCACACGCATGACCCTGCCGATGGACGACGACCTCATCTATCTGTGGGAACATTTGGCCAAAGAAATCAATCACAACAGCGAGCCGATGCAAGATCTTATCGAGAATTTGATCCGTGTCTTCTGCTTTCATTTGCAGCGTTTAATGAGCAAATCTGTCCAAAAAGATAAGCCTTACCGTATGAAAAGATACATAGAACTGCACGCAATGGAAGAAATTACGCTGGAGGATGTGGCCAAGCACATCGGGGTTGGGGTCTCGTGGGCCGTTCATTTGTTTAAACATGCTTTTGGACAATCCATCATGGATTATGCCATTGAAGTCCGCCTCGAAACCGCCAAACAGAAGATCCGCTCAAGCGCGATGTCCCTGGAGCAAATCGCAGAAATATGCGGGTTTAACAGCTATTCCTATTTCCACAGACAGTTTCGCAAAAGGTACGGCATCTCACCCAGACATTACCGGGATGAACAATGGCATCGCCCCTCTCCTGCATCCAACACTCAAAATGCAACCAAATAA